The Haloplanus salinarum genome includes a region encoding these proteins:
- a CDS encoding GTP-binding protein translates to MSRETIPVTVLSGNLGAGKTTVLNNLLNTRTDLDVAVLVNDMGEVNVDAERVVEHSDISEDDEDLIELSNGCICCELRGDLLDALAKLAQAREFDYLIIESTGVAEPLPVAQTLTMGFDQEDLDPTEFYEETGIEVMDYYELDTTVTVVDAHQFWTTFDSKESLMDGDTEKDLGSLLVDQIEFCDVLLLNKCDLVGEETLDEIEEMIEVLQPRAEIIRTEHGAVDPEAIVDTGRFDFESASQSAGWMQELQEPHESAEEEHGVTSFVFESRRPFHPERFAELLDEFPTNVVRSKGHFWLAGREDMALGIDAAGHSIRIAPAGRWIAALPTEEREAYFEANPQLEEVWGDRGTRLVLIGTDMDHDALRTDLDAATLTDEEIAADWDAFEDRFPTFESEDGAAESDDTEAGENGAEEVGLAD, encoded by the coding sequence ATGAGTCGAGAGACGATTCCCGTCACCGTGCTGAGCGGCAACCTCGGCGCGGGCAAGACGACCGTGTTGAACAACCTCCTGAACACCCGAACGGACCTGGACGTCGCGGTCCTCGTCAACGACATGGGCGAGGTGAACGTCGACGCCGAGCGCGTCGTCGAACACTCGGACATCTCGGAGGACGACGAGGACCTGATCGAACTATCGAACGGCTGTATCTGCTGTGAGCTACGCGGCGACCTGCTGGACGCGCTCGCGAAGCTCGCACAAGCCCGCGAGTTCGACTACCTGATAATCGAATCGACGGGCGTCGCCGAACCGTTGCCCGTCGCCCAGACGCTCACCATGGGATTCGACCAAGAAGACCTCGACCCCACGGAGTTCTACGAGGAGACCGGCATCGAGGTGATGGACTACTACGAACTCGACACGACCGTCACTGTGGTCGATGCCCACCAGTTCTGGACGACGTTCGATTCGAAGGAATCGCTGATGGACGGCGACACCGAGAAGGACCTTGGAAGCCTCTTGGTCGATCAGATCGAGTTCTGTGACGTCCTCCTGTTGAACAAGTGTGACCTCGTCGGCGAGGAGACGCTCGACGAGATCGAAGAGATGATCGAGGTGCTGCAACCGCGCGCGGAGATCATCCGAACCGAACACGGCGCCGTCGATCCGGAGGCAATCGTCGATACTGGTCGGTTCGATTTCGAATCAGCGAGTCAGTCCGCTGGCTGGATGCAGGAACTGCAGGAACCACACGAGTCTGCCGAGGAGGAACACGGCGTCACCTCGTTCGTTTTCGAATCGAGGCGGCCGTTCCATCCCGAACGATTCGCCGAGTTGCTGGACGAGTTTCCGACGAATGTGGTCCGGTCGAAGGGCCACTTCTGGCTCGCGGGGCGTGAGGATATGGCACTCGGGATAGATGCTGCTGGCCACTCTATTCGAATTGCACCCGCGGGCAGATGGATTGCAGCCCTTCCGACTGAAGAGCGCGAGGCCTACTTCGAGGCCAATCCCCAGCTTGAGGAGGTCTGGGGTGACAGAGGAACCCGACTCGTTCTTATCGGTACCGACATGGACCACGATGCACTCCGAACGGATCTCGATGCAGCTACACTGACCGACGAAGAGATAGCCGCCGACTGGGACGCCTTCGAGGACCGTTTCCCGACGTTCGAATCCGAGGATGGAGCGGCGGAGAGCGACGACACCGAAGCGGGCGAGAACGGTGCCGAAGAGGTCGGCCTCGCCGACTGA
- a CDS encoding type IV toxin-antitoxin system AbiEi family antitoxin domain-containing protein has translation MQNIRQGLSTRESRLLARLAGAGQQIISVDDIETTLEVPPNTAREIASRLTEKGWLDRLFPGTYLIIPLTAGEEAVYTTHEYLIAAHVAEPMYIGYYSALSHHGLTEQVPRTVYVVTPTRAQSREIHGVPYRVTTVTERKFFGVEPTSIEGTTVQVSDLEKTLVDCADHPEFCGGLRELATAMRTADERGCDWVTVGEYLERLDNGAATKRIVYLADQLGIDLPAREELVASFTSGYSSLDPTRPDTGSTDSTYRLRINVEPAMLEPAES, from the coding sequence ATGCAAAATATACGCCAGGGGCTCTCGACTCGAGAAAGTCGACTCCTTGCACGACTCGCTGGCGCGGGTCAGCAAATCATCTCCGTCGACGACATCGAGACGACGCTGGAGGTCCCCCCAAATACCGCCCGCGAGATCGCCTCCCGACTCACCGAGAAGGGCTGGCTCGACCGGCTCTTCCCGGGCACGTATCTCATCATTCCACTCACAGCCGGCGAGGAAGCCGTGTACACCACCCACGAGTACCTCATCGCCGCCCACGTCGCCGAGCCGATGTACATCGGCTACTACAGCGCCCTCAGCCACCACGGGCTGACCGAACAGGTCCCCCGGACGGTGTACGTCGTTACGCCGACCCGAGCGCAAAGCAGGGAGATCCACGGCGTCCCGTACCGCGTCACGACAGTCACCGAGCGGAAATTCTTCGGCGTTGAGCCGACATCGATCGAGGGCACGACCGTTCAGGTCAGCGACCTGGAGAAGACACTGGTCGACTGTGCGGACCACCCCGAGTTCTGTGGTGGCCTTCGAGAACTCGCAACCGCGATGCGTACTGCCGACGAACGGGGTTGCGACTGGGTCACTGTCGGCGAGTACCTCGAACGCCTCGACAACGGCGCTGCGACCAAGCGGATCGTCTACCTCGCCGATCAGCTCGGCATCGACCTCCCCGCCCGCGAGGAACTCGTCGCGTCGTTCACGAGTGGATATTCCTCACTGGACCCGACGCGGCCCGACACCGGATCGACCGACAGTACGTATCGCCTCCGAATCAACGTCGAGCCAGCCATGCTGGAGCCGGCGGAGTCCTGA